In Alphaproteobacteria bacterium, a genomic segment contains:
- a CDS encoding CaiB/BaiF CoA-transferase family protein, which produces MTSEKAPRWPLEGLKVLDLGQIYNGPYAGFLFAHAGADVVKVEPPDGEALRKRGGGMGLPLSFAMLNTNKRGIAIDLKSDGGKALLVELAGEADVLLENFAPGALDRLGVGPEVMMKANPRLIYGSSTGYGLSGPDRDNLAMDLTIQAVGGVMSINGLENGPPLKTGLAICDFLGAVHLYSGIMTALYERSVTGRGRLVEVSMEEALYPALASNLASLQRGGWKPPVRRGNRHPTFGSSPYNVYPCRDGHIAIICVREIHWINLLQVMGRQDLAGEKRFATQALRAQHEDEIDAIVENWLKDLPKAKATQILKDNRIPAAPVRDLVEVTADRHMRERGMLHDVDHPEMGHIVLPTSPLRFGDSPEPELRPEPGIGEHNADVLADWLGYDAKRIAALTASGVLC; this is translated from the coding sequence ATGACATCGGAAAAGGCGCCGCGCTGGCCCCTGGAGGGGCTGAAAGTGCTGGATCTGGGGCAGATTTATAACGGTCCCTATGCGGGTTTCCTGTTCGCCCATGCCGGCGCGGACGTGGTCAAGGTCGAACCGCCCGATGGCGAGGCGCTGCGCAAGCGCGGCGGCGGCATGGGCCTGCCGCTGTCCTTCGCGATGCTCAACACCAACAAGCGCGGAATCGCCATCGACCTGAAATCGGACGGTGGCAAGGCGCTGCTCGTCGAACTGGCCGGCGAAGCCGATGTCCTGCTGGAAAACTTCGCGCCCGGTGCGCTGGACAGGCTGGGCGTCGGTCCGGAGGTCATGATGAAGGCCAATCCCCGGCTGATATACGGGTCCAGCACGGGGTACGGATTATCCGGTCCAGACCGCGACAACCTGGCGATGGACCTCACGATCCAGGCGGTCGGCGGCGTCATGAGCATCAACGGGCTGGAGAACGGGCCGCCGCTCAAGACCGGCCTGGCAATCTGCGATTTCCTGGGCGCGGTGCATCTTTATTCGGGAATCATGACGGCGCTGTACGAGCGCAGCGTCACCGGGAGGGGCCGGTTGGTCGAGGTTTCGATGGAGGAAGCGCTCTACCCCGCGCTGGCCAGCAACCTTGCCAGCCTGCAGCGCGGCGGCTGGAAGCCGCCGGTGCGGCGCGGCAACCGGCATCCGACCTTCGGTTCGTCGCCTTATAATGTCTATCCCTGCCGGGACGGGCATATCGCCATCATCTGCGTCCGCGAAATCCACTGGATCAATCTGTTGCAGGTCATGGGCCGGCAGGATCTGGCGGGGGAGAAACGTTTCGCCACCCAGGCGCTGCGTGCGCAGCATGAAGACGAAATCGACGCCATCGTCGAAAACTGGCTGAAGGACCTGCCAAAGGCCAAGGCCACGCAAATCCTCAAGGATAACCGCATTCCGGCGGCGCCGGTGCGGGACCTGGTGGAGGTGACGGCGGACCGGCATATGCGGGAACGCGGCATGCTGCACGATGTCGATCATCCCGAGATGGGCCATATCGTGCTGCCGACCAGTCCGCTGCGCTTCGGCGACAGTCCGGAACCGGAACTGCGCCCGGAGCCGGGTATCGGCGAGCACAATGCGGACGTGCTGGCAGACTGGCTCGGTTACGACGCCAAACGGATCGCCGCGTTGACGGCGTCTGGTGTCCTCTGCTGA